The following are encoded together in the Coturnix japonica isolate 7356 chromosome 8, Coturnix japonica 2.1, whole genome shotgun sequence genome:
- the WLS gene encoding protein wntless homolog, which produces MAGAIIENMSTRKLCIVGGILLVFQVIAFLVGGLIAPSPTTAVPYMSVKCIDVRKNHHKTKWLMPWGPNHCEKLKDFDEAISRQIEANDIVFAVHIPLPSKEMSPWFQFMLFIMQLDIAFKMDNDLKENAEITLDVSLAYRDDMFNDWQEIAHAIEIRKLKCTFGSPKTLESEGRHYDCDFLPFMEIGSVAHKYYLINIRLPVNERKGINVGIGEIKDIRLVGIHQNGGFTKVWFAMKTFLTPSILIIMVWYWRRITLMTRAPVLLEKVIFALGISMTFINIPVEWFSIGFDWTWMLLFGDIRQGIFYAMLLSFWIIFCGEHMMDQNERNRLSGYWKQVGPIAVGSFCLFIFDMCERGVQLKNPFYSIWTTEVGTELAMAFIIVAGICLCLYFLFLCFMVFQVFRNISGKQSSLPAMSKARRLHYEGLIFRFKFLMLITLACAAMTVIFFIVSQVTEGHWKWGDITIQVNSAFFTGIYGMWNLYVFALMFLYAPSHKNYGEDQSNGDLGVSSGEELQLTTTITHVDGPTEVYKLARKEAQE; this is translated from the exons ATGGCCGGGGCCATCATCGAGAACATGAGCACCCGCAAGCTGTGCATCGTCGGCGGGATCCTGCTGGTGTTCCAAGTGATCGCCTTTCTGGTGGGAGGTCTGATCG ctcccagccccactaCAGCTGTTCCTTACATGTCGGTTAAGTGCATTGATGTAAGAAAAAACCACCACAAGACCAAGTGGCTGATGCCCTGGGGACCCAACCACTGTGAGAAGCTCAAGGACTTTGACGAGGCCATCAGCAGGCAGATCGAGGCCAATGACATTGTCTTTGCTGTGCACATCCCTCTCCCCAGCAAGGAGATGAGCCCCTGGTTCCAGTTCATGCTCTTCATCATGCAGCTGGACATTGCCTTCAAGATGGACAATGACCTGA aagaaaatgcagaaattacCCTGGATGTGTCCTTAGCGTATCGTGATGACATGTTTAACGATTGGCAAGAAATAGCACATGCAATAGAGATCAGGAAGCTGAAATGCACCTTTGGCTCCCCAAAA ACCCTGGAGTCTGAGGGCCGTCACTACGACTGCGACTTCCTTCCCTTCATGGAGATCGGCAGCGTGGCTCACAAGTACTACCTCATCAACATCCGCCTGCCCGTGAACGAGAGGAAGGGCATTAATGTGGGCATCGGGGAGATCAAGGACATCCGCCTGGTG gGTATCCACCAAAACGGAGGCTTCACAAAAGTGTGGTTTGCCATGAAGACCTTCCTCACCCCCAGCATTCTGATCATCATGGTCTGGTACTGGAGGCGGATCACGCTGATGACACGCGCTCCTGTCCTGCTGGAGAA GGTCATCTTTGCTCTGGGAATTTCCATGACATTCATTAACATCCCGGTGGAGTGGTTTTCCATTGGATTTGACTGGACATGGATGTTGCTCTTTGGGGACATTCGACAAGGCATTTTCTATGCCATGCTGCTGTCCTTTTGGATCATCTTCTGCGGAGAGCACATGATG GACCAGAATGAGCGGAACCGCCTCTCGGGGTACTGGAAGCAGGTTGGACCCATAGCTGTTGGCTCCTTCTGCCTCTTCATCTTCGACATGTGTGAGAG GGGAGTGCAGCTGAAAAACCCCTTCTACAGCATCTGGACCACTGAGGttggcacagagctggct ATGGCCTTTATTATAGTCGCAGGAATCTGCTTGTGCctctattttctcttcctgtgtttTATGGTCTTCCAAGTGTTCAGAAACATCAGTGGGAAGCAGTCCAGCCTGCCAGCAATGAGCAAGGCCCGCCGCCTGCATTACGAG GGGCTGATCTTTAGGTTCAAGTTCCTGATGCTCATCACTCTGGCTTGTGCAGCTATGACAgtcattttcttcattgtgaGCCAG GTGACAGAAGGCCACTGGAAGTGGGGGGACATCACGATACAGGTGAACAGTGCCTTCTTCACCGGCATCTACGGGATGTGGAACCTCTACGTCTTCGCACTCATGTTCCTGTATGCGCCGTCACACAAGAACTACGGGGAGGATCAGTCGAATG GTGACCTGGGGGTGAGCAGCGGGGAGGAGCTCCAgctcaccaccaccatcacccaCGTGGATGGCCCCACAGAGGTTTACAAGCTGGCTCGCAAGGAGGCTCAGGAGTGA